In Anaerobacillus isosaccharinicus, one genomic interval encodes:
- the spoIIIAE gene encoding stage III sporulation protein AE, with protein sequence MKKIVILAIFIFFLVPIVALAEPPPQENLVEQQISQLGIDEIREYWEQIVTEYGGFLPENQKGSFMDFVRGDKQFSLKEWMSGFVRYFLHELIVNGKLLGTLILLTVFSMILQNLQTAFEKNAVSKVANAIVYMVLLIIAINSFYIAINYAQSAISMMINFMIALLPLLLALLASIGSLTSVALFHPLIIFLVNTSGLLIQHFVLPLLFLSALLSLVSTLTDHYKVSKLANLLRNISVGTLGIFLTVFLGVISVQGAVTAVADGITIRTAKFVTGNFVPVVGRVFTDAADTVMGASILLKNTVGIVGLAILLLICAFPAIKVLTLALIFNLAAAVLQPLGGGAIINSLSIIGKAVIFVFAALATVCLMFFLAITIMVAAGNLSLMMR encoded by the coding sequence ATGAAAAAAATAGTTATTTTAGCGATCTTTATATTCTTTCTTGTACCTATTGTAGCTCTAGCAGAACCACCACCCCAAGAAAATCTTGTAGAACAACAGATATCGCAATTAGGAATTGATGAAATCAGAGAATACTGGGAGCAAATCGTTACTGAATATGGCGGCTTTCTTCCAGAAAATCAAAAAGGCTCGTTTATGGATTTCGTTCGAGGTGATAAGCAATTTTCACTGAAAGAGTGGATGTCAGGTTTTGTCCGCTATTTTCTACATGAGCTAATTGTTAATGGAAAGTTACTTGGAACGTTAATTTTACTAACGGTTTTTAGTATGATCCTGCAAAACTTACAAACAGCTTTTGAAAAAAATGCAGTAAGTAAGGTAGCGAATGCCATCGTTTATATGGTGCTTTTGATCATTGCCATAAACAGTTTTTATATTGCTATCAATTATGCTCAATCTGCCATTTCAATGATGATCAATTTCATGATTGCGTTACTACCATTATTATTAGCGTTGCTAGCATCTATTGGAAGTTTAACTTCGGTAGCTTTATTTCATCCATTAATTATCTTTCTCGTAAATACTAGTGGCTTATTAATTCAGCACTTTGTGTTACCGCTGCTATTTTTATCAGCATTACTAAGCCTTGTTAGTACACTAACAGATCATTATAAAGTATCAAAACTAGCAAATTTATTACGAAATATTAGCGTGGGAACATTAGGTATATTCTTAACTGTTTTTTTAGGAGTTATTTCTGTTCAAGGAGCAGTTACTGCTGTTGCAGATGGGATAACAATTCGCACAGCAAAATTTGTTACAGGGAATTTTGTTCCTGTAGTCGGACGTGTTTTCACAGATGCAGCTGATACAGTGATGGGAGCATCGATTTTATTGAAGAACACAGTTGGAATAGTAGGACTAGCAATTCTGCTACTAATATGTGCATTTCCAGCAATTAAAGTTCTTACACTAGCGCTTATTTTCAATTTAGCTGCTGCTGTCCTACAGCCTCTTGGCGGTGGAGCTATTATTAATAGTTTATCAATAATCGGTAAAGCAGTCATTTTTGTTTTTGCGGCATTAGCAACGGTTTGCTTAATGTTCTTTCTCGCAATCACAATTATGGTAGCCGCAGGTAACTTATCATTGATGATGAGGTAA
- the spoIIIAA gene encoding stage III sporulation protein AA, with translation MDEILAVLPEKVREMVVNLPSTTRERIEEIRIRISRPLEMVIDGRAVFPKYLENQYLITASDAIYLLNQLSDYSLYALEEELKRGYITIRGGHRVGLAGKVITEKGQVKAIRDISSFNIRVARQKIGVAEAYTNYLFDNDEWHNTLIVGPPQTGKTTLLRDIARIISEGKGTIPSMKIGIVDERSEIAGCVKGIPQHRLGNRVDVLDACPKAEGMMMLIRSMSPQVLIVDEVGRKEDSEAIMEAIHAGVKIITTVHGNKLEDVMDRPTLKELLKMNVFTRCIELARGFQPGKIKRIRDENGKDVVRIH, from the coding sequence GTGGATGAGATTTTAGCTGTTTTACCAGAAAAGGTCAGGGAAATGGTTGTAAACTTACCTTCTACCACCCGAGAGCGGATTGAGGAAATTAGAATTAGGATTTCTAGGCCACTAGAAATGGTTATTGATGGAAGAGCCGTTTTTCCAAAATATTTAGAAAACCAATATTTAATAACTGCTAGTGATGCTATATATCTCCTAAACCAATTAAGTGACTACTCTCTTTATGCATTAGAGGAAGAATTAAAAAGAGGCTATATAACAATTCGCGGAGGGCATCGTGTTGGTCTTGCTGGAAAAGTAATCACTGAAAAAGGACAAGTGAAGGCAATTCGAGACATAAGTTCTTTCAATATTCGAGTTGCTAGGCAAAAAATTGGGGTTGCAGAAGCTTATACAAATTATTTATTCGATAATGATGAATGGCATAATACGTTAATTGTAGGCCCACCACAAACTGGAAAAACTACTTTGCTTAGAGATATAGCAAGAATTATTAGTGAAGGAAAAGGGACGATACCATCAATGAAAATTGGTATCGTTGATGAACGGTCTGAAATTGCAGGTTGTGTAAAAGGAATCCCGCAACATCGCTTAGGTAACCGTGTTGATGTTTTAGATGCTTGTCCGAAAGCTGAAGGCATGATGATGTTAATTAGATCAATGAGCCCTCAAGTGTTAATTGTTGATGAAGTTGGCAGAAAAGAAGATAGTGAGGCAATTATGGAAGCAATACACGCGGGAGTGAAAATCATTACAACTGTTCATGGTAATAAGTTAGAGGATGTTATGGATCGACCAACTTTAAAAGAACTGTTGAAAATGAATGTTTTTACCCGTTGTATTGAATTAGCTAGAGGGTTTCAACCTGGAAAGATAAAGCGAATCCGGGATGAAAACGGAAAAGATGTGGTGAGAATACATTGA
- a CDS encoding SpoIIIAH-like family protein — MVLKRQTVWLLTMLSLIIVLSVYYITSPIQNDQLAFVGEEAQKGDNDGTFVEFEEVTDETMESMFDDNILTSFTSDEVFNSIRLDRQITRDRLSEDYVAVIASVDASADLQSRALDNIESLRVLAQKEEMLETLIKTKGYEDVLVIADGDEVKIIVKANELSKEEAVRINLMAREQLGIDNIAVAFQPTNK; from the coding sequence ATGGTATTGAAAAGACAAACAGTTTGGTTACTTACAATGCTTAGCTTGATTATTGTATTATCGGTGTATTACATTACATCTCCAATTCAAAATGATCAGTTAGCTTTCGTAGGTGAAGAAGCCCAAAAAGGTGATAATGATGGAACTTTTGTAGAATTTGAAGAAGTAACTGACGAAACGATGGAAAGCATGTTCGATGACAACATCTTAACTAGCTTTACTAGTGATGAAGTTTTCAATTCAATTCGTTTAGACCGACAAATTACAAGAGATCGTTTAAGTGAAGATTATGTTGCGGTTATTGCCTCTGTTGATGCTTCTGCTGATCTTCAAAGCCGAGCATTAGATAATATTGAAAGCTTAAGAGTACTGGCTCAAAAAGAAGAAATGCTTGAAACATTAATTAAAACAAAAGGTTATGAAGATGTTTTAGTTATTGCAGATGGTGACGAAGTAAAGATCATTGTTAAAGCAAACGAGCTTTCTAAAGAAGAAGCTGTAAGAATTAACTTAATGGCTCGTGAACAACTTGGAATTGATAATATCGCTGTTGCTTTCCAGCCGACAAATAAGTAA
- the spoIIIAF gene encoding stage III sporulation protein AF → MQFLTEWISNIILLILLASVLELLLPNSSLQRYVKMVVGLLLLVILLTPLLSIFSKDVDSWVAQIGMPTQFEEKDVQISIENKKREIQQVTLAYISEQVAVQLKRQVEEEMITKFDKEVIEVNVALNDFLEEDDYLNSITQVSIRLKRIDGEEEIDHKTVPAVALVKIDTANRVEPLKLETEKNNEKEILRYLATTWPIPIEKIEVQMEGGSLDQ, encoded by the coding sequence ATGCAGTTTTTAACGGAATGGATAAGCAATATTATTTTACTAATCCTATTAGCAAGCGTATTGGAACTACTCCTACCGAACTCTAGTTTGCAAAGGTATGTCAAAATGGTCGTTGGTTTGTTATTACTAGTCATTCTTTTAACTCCGCTTCTATCAATTTTTTCAAAAGATGTTGATAGCTGGGTTGCACAAATAGGAATGCCAACCCAATTTGAAGAAAAAGATGTACAAATTTCTATAGAAAATAAGAAAAGAGAAATACAACAGGTAACACTTGCATATATTTCAGAACAAGTGGCTGTCCAACTAAAGAGACAAGTAGAAGAGGAGATGATTACAAAGTTTGATAAAGAAGTAATAGAAGTAAATGTAGCCTTAAATGATTTTTTAGAAGAAGATGACTACCTAAATAGCATTACTCAAGTATCAATTCGCCTAAAACGGATTGATGGAGAAGAGGAAATTGATCACAAAACGGTTCCAGCTGTTGCTCTCGTGAAAATCGATACAGCCAATCGAGTAGAGCCACTAAAGTTGGAAACTGAAAAAAACAATGAAAAAGAAATCCTTCGTTACTTAGCGACTACTTGGCCAATACCAATAGAGAAAATTGAAGTTCAAATGGAAGGAGGGAGTTTGGATCAATGA
- the spoIIIAC gene encoding stage III sporulation protein AC: MGPDVNTIFQIAGIGIVVAMLHTVLKQMGRDDVAHWVTFFAFIVVLYMVASVVDNLFQKIKGVFLFQ, encoded by the coding sequence ATGGGTCCTGATGTTAATACAATATTTCAAATTGCTGGTATAGGTATTGTTGTTGCAATGCTTCATACCGTTTTAAAACAAATGGGTAGAGATGATGTAGCCCATTGGGTAACATTTTTCGCGTTTATCGTTGTTCTTTATATGGTTGCTTCAGTAGTAGATAATTTGTTTCAGAAAATTAAAGGTGTCTTTCTCTTTCAGTAA
- a CDS encoding YqhR family membrane protein produces the protein MENLEQNKREEPMSFNATVTSIGFFGGLIWSVVGYLAFYFNFIRVGPALVLMPWALGDWKNGPIGQLVGIGVIAVLSIGVAFLYRFLLAKFNSIWPGLCYGFALWFLVFYFLNPIFPGLKALQKLDLNTIITSLCIYILYGVFIGYSISYEYSEQQQK, from the coding sequence ATGGAAAATCTTGAACAAAATAAACGGGAAGAGCCAATGAGTTTTAATGCAACGGTTACATCAATTGGTTTTTTTGGTGGTCTAATCTGGAGTGTTGTTGGTTATTTAGCCTTTTACTTTAATTTTATTCGCGTTGGTCCAGCCTTAGTATTAATGCCTTGGGCTTTAGGTGATTGGAAAAACGGGCCGATTGGACAACTTGTCGGGATTGGGGTCATTGCTGTTTTATCTATTGGAGTTGCTTTTTTATATCGTTTTCTCTTAGCAAAATTTAATAGTATTTGGCCAGGGCTTTGCTATGGTTTTGCTTTATGGTTCCTTGTATTTTACTTTCTAAACCCTATCTTTCCAGGCTTAAAGGCGTTGCAAAAGTTAGACTTAAACACGATCATTACTAGTTTATGTATTTACATACTCTATGGCGTTTTTATCGGTTACTCAATCTCGTATGAGTACAGTGAGCAGCAGCAGAAGTAG
- the spoIIIAB gene encoding stage III sporulation protein SpoIIIAB codes for MKIIGAILILVATTWVGFEFARRLTERPRQLRHLKVALQSLESEIMYGLTPLAEACEHIAKQLPKPLSYFFTCFSERLKMGEVSVHKAWEESLKETWHLTALCNGELEVMSQFGATLGQHDRDHQQKQIRMTLNHLEREEGDAIESQNRYEKMLKSLGFLTGLLIVILMM; via the coding sequence TTGAAAATTATAGGTGCTATTTTAATTTTAGTTGCTACGACATGGGTCGGGTTTGAATTTGCTAGAAGATTAACTGAAAGACCGAGACAGCTTAGACACTTAAAAGTTGCTTTACAATCACTAGAGTCTGAAATTATGTACGGTCTTACCCCATTAGCTGAAGCATGTGAACATATAGCTAAACAACTTCCAAAGCCATTATCTTACTTTTTCACTTGTTTCTCCGAAAGGCTAAAAATGGGAGAAGTTAGTGTACATAAAGCTTGGGAAGAAAGTTTGAAGGAAACTTGGCATTTAACAGCCTTGTGTAATGGAGAACTAGAGGTAATGAGTCAGTTTGGTGCTACTTTAGGTCAACATGATAGAGATCACCAGCAAAAGCAAATCCGCATGACGTTAAATCATCTAGAGAGGGAAGAAGGAGACGCTATTGAGTCGCAAAATCGTTATGAAAAAATGTTAAAAAGTCTTGGGTTTCTAACAGGATTACTAATTGTCATTTTGATGATGTAG
- the aroQ gene encoding type II 3-dehydroquinate dehydratase, which produces MKKILILNGPNLNRLGKREPNIYGSETLADLQASLEKLASQLACEIAFKQSNHEGEIIDLIHKAEDREYAGLIINPGAFTHYSYAIRDAIASVSLPTIEVHISNVHAREPFRHQSVISPVTIGQIVGLGTKGYKLALLSLVKEDF; this is translated from the coding sequence ATGAAAAAGATATTAATATTAAATGGTCCAAACTTAAACAGACTTGGGAAGCGTGAGCCAAACATATATGGCTCTGAAACTTTAGCAGATTTACAAGCAAGTCTAGAAAAGTTAGCAAGTCAATTAGCTTGTGAAATTGCCTTTAAACAATCGAACCATGAAGGTGAGATTATTGATTTAATCCATAAAGCTGAAGATAGAGAATATGCGGGGCTGATTATTAATCCAGGCGCATTTACTCACTATAGCTATGCTATTAGGGATGCAATTGCCAGTGTCTCATTGCCTACTATTGAAGTCCATATCTCTAATGTCCATGCAAGGGAACCATTCAGACATCAATCAGTAATATCGCCTGTTACAATTGGTCAAATCGTAGGTTTAGGAACTAAAGGTTATAAGCTTGCCCTATTGTCATTAGTAAAGGAGGATTTTTAA
- the mntR gene encoding transcriptional regulator MntR: protein MPTPSMEDYLERIYLLIEDKGYARVSDIAEALEVHPSSVTKMVQKLDQTEYVIYEKYRGFILTPKGKKIGKRLVQRHELLEEFLRIIGVTNDKIYQDVEGIEHHLSWDAIDRIGDLVQYFEEDKSRIELLRQVQKRNETPAG from the coding sequence ATGCCAACACCAAGTATGGAAGATTATTTAGAGAGAATATATTTATTAATAGAAGATAAGGGATATGCAAGAGTTTCTGACATTGCCGAGGCGTTAGAAGTCCATCCTTCCTCTGTTACAAAAATGGTTCAGAAGTTGGATCAAACGGAGTATGTTATTTATGAAAAATATCGAGGTTTTATTTTAACACCAAAAGGAAAGAAAATTGGGAAGCGATTAGTTCAACGTCACGAACTTCTTGAAGAGTTTTTAAGAATTATTGGTGTAACAAATGATAAAATTTATCAGGATGTAGAAGGAATTGAGCACCATTTAAGTTGGGATGCTATTGATCGAATTGGGGATTTAGTTCAATATTTTGAAGAAGATAAGAGCCGAATTGAGCTATTAAGACAAGTCCAAAAAAGAAATGAAACCCCAGCTGGGTAA
- the efp gene encoding elongation factor P translates to MISVNDFKTGLTIEVDGGLWQVVDFQHVKPGKGAAFVRSKLRNLRNGAIQEKTFRAGEKVAKAHIENRRMAYLYASGDVYTFMDNESYEQLELSSAQLEYELKFLKENMVVQVMTFQGETLGVELPNTVELKVTETEPGIKGDTASGGTKPATLETGLTVNVPFFINEGDVLLIDTRNSAYMSRA, encoded by the coding sequence ATGATTTCAGTAAATGATTTTAAAACAGGCTTAACGATCGAAGTTGATGGGGGCTTATGGCAAGTAGTTGATTTCCAACACGTAAAGCCAGGAAAAGGTGCAGCTTTTGTTCGTTCAAAGCTTCGTAACCTTCGTAATGGAGCAATCCAAGAAAAAACATTCCGTGCAGGTGAAAAAGTAGCTAAAGCTCATATCGAAAATCGCCGTATGGCATACCTTTATGCTAGTGGTGATGTTTATACATTTATGGATAATGAATCTTATGAGCAGTTAGAATTATCCTCTGCACAATTAGAATACGAGTTAAAGTTCTTAAAAGAAAATATGGTTGTTCAAGTAATGACGTTCCAAGGAGAAACTCTTGGTGTTGAATTACCAAATACAGTTGAATTAAAAGTTACTGAAACAGAGCCGGGAATTAAAGGTGATACTGCCTCAGGTGGTACAAAGCCAGCTACTCTAGAAACAGGCTTAACAGTTAACGTACCATTTTTTATCAATGAAGGTGACGTACTGTTAATTGATACTCGTAATTCAGCTTATATGTCAAGAGCGTAA
- the accB gene encoding acetyl-CoA carboxylase biotin carboxyl carrier protein has product MLKIQDIRELIKAIDQSSIEEFKYEQDGTKITMRKERKMIEQVQQVVQQAPISIPQQVVTTVQPQVENIVEKEVKQETPAVKPTNLHKITSPMVGTFYSSPSPDSAPYIKVGDQVKSDSVVCIVEAMKLMNEIEAEIKGEIVEILVENGQLVEYGQELFLVKPE; this is encoded by the coding sequence ATGTTAAAAATTCAAGATATTCGCGAACTAATAAAAGCTATTGATCAATCAAGTATAGAAGAATTTAAATACGAGCAAGATGGCACAAAGATTACAATGAGAAAAGAACGCAAAATGATTGAACAAGTACAGCAGGTTGTCCAACAAGCTCCTATTTCCATTCCACAACAAGTTGTTACAACTGTTCAACCGCAAGTTGAAAACATCGTAGAAAAAGAAGTGAAACAAGAGACACCAGCAGTTAAACCAACAAACTTACATAAAATCACATCTCCAATGGTTGGAACTTTCTATTCCTCGCCATCGCCTGATTCAGCGCCATATATAAAGGTTGGAGATCAAGTTAAATCGGATTCGGTAGTGTGCATTGTTGAAGCAATGAAACTAATGAATGAAATAGAAGCAGAAATCAAAGGTGAAATTGTAGAGATTCTTGTTGAAAATGGACAGCTTGTAGAGTACGGTCAAGAGCTATTTTTAGTGAAACCGGAATAG
- a CDS encoding YqhV family protein, translating to MKNWIATVETAVLGMVILRMISGLIEITAASLMLRFNAVDKAVMINASLAIVGPIILVLTMSIGLVGMADKLSFSKLFLIGCGVLLILIGVRR from the coding sequence ATGAAAAACTGGATTGCCACTGTTGAGACAGCTGTCTTAGGGATGGTTATTTTGAGAATGATTTCTGGACTAATTGAAATTACTGCAGCTTCACTAATGTTAAGATTTAATGCTGTAGACAAGGCAGTAATGATTAATGCATCACTAGCAATTGTTGGGCCAATTATTTTAGTACTGACAATGAGCATTGGGTTGGTTGGAATGGCTGATAAGCTTTCTTTCAGTAAACTATTTTTAATTGGTTGTGGAGTCTTACTAATCCTTATTGGTGTTAGGCGGTAA
- the spoIIIAG gene encoding stage III sporulation protein AG — translation MTKNDDNGQWIKKLFTNKDEKKKRSSPIQYLAIVMCVGLALMIFSNFSKTSGIQESIPVFKEETKDTSEVVPVFTSKNSGDGPLTMQDYEYTYEKQLRDVLEQIVGVSDVHIMINLAETETKVFERNISTKEQKTDETDREGGKRKVEDVTRDNEVVVIRTGDKEEPLIAKTEKPSIRGVLVVARGVENIQVKTWVVEAVSRVLDVPSHRVSVLPKKSKGE, via the coding sequence ATGACCAAAAACGATGATAATGGACAATGGATCAAAAAACTTTTTACGAACAAGGACGAAAAGAAAAAAAGAAGTAGTCCCATTCAATATTTAGCTATCGTTATGTGTGTTGGTCTTGCGTTAATGATCTTTAGTAACTTCTCAAAGACAAGCGGTATACAAGAAAGTATTCCCGTTTTCAAAGAGGAAACGAAAGATACTAGCGAGGTTGTTCCAGTATTCACAAGCAAAAATTCAGGTGATGGGCCACTCACAATGCAAGATTATGAATATACCTATGAAAAACAACTTAGAGATGTCCTTGAACAAATTGTAGGAGTTTCTGATGTTCATATCATGATCAACCTAGCAGAAACTGAAACAAAAGTATTCGAAAGAAATATAAGTACTAAAGAGCAAAAAACCGATGAGACGGATCGCGAAGGTGGCAAGCGAAAAGTTGAGGATGTTACCAGGGACAATGAAGTTGTTGTCATTCGTACAGGTGACAAAGAAGAACCACTTATAGCGAAAACAGAAAAGCCTTCAATTAGGGGTGTTCTTGTTGTCGCTAGAGGAGTAGAAAATATTCAAGTAAAAACATGGGTAGTAGAAGCAGTGAGCAGGGTTCTAGACGTACCATCTCATCGAGTTTCAGTATTACCAAAGAAATCAAAGGGGGAATAA
- the spoIIIAD gene encoding stage III sporulation protein AD has translation MEIIQIVGLGLITTFLALIVKEQKPIFAFLLTVFVGVIIFIFLIDQIHMIITMLQRIAINANINMVYVQTILKIIGIAYIAEFGAQIAKDAGQGAIASKIELAGKVFILVMAIPIITAIIETVIGLLPY, from the coding sequence ATTGAAATTATCCAGATTGTCGGCTTAGGGTTAATTACAACATTTTTAGCCCTTATAGTAAAAGAACAAAAACCTATATTTGCGTTTTTATTAACGGTTTTTGTCGGTGTTATCATATTTATTTTTCTAATTGATCAAATTCATATGATTATAACGATGCTTCAAAGAATTGCCATCAACGCCAATATTAATATGGTGTATGTCCAAACGATTTTAAAAATTATTGGGATCGCCTATATTGCAGAATTTGGAGCTCAAATTGCGAAAGATGCGGGTCAAGGTGCCATTGCTTCCAAAATTGAACTAGCGGGTAAAGTATTTATTTTAGTCATGGCTATCCCCATCATCACAGCCATCATTGAAACAGTTATTGGGCTATTACCTTACTAA
- a CDS encoding SA1362 family protein, translating into MTRYSFHPLILCVLGLSIIGLFYRLYTEPVVLLQQAFFMIIFAAVIFFIAKKFLAHKLSSGNYYSSQPQSQKMHQKAATKSNVIPHRKKKDVKKFSRPLIKKRTDVTLTVIEGKKNKKKNRALF; encoded by the coding sequence ATGACTAGATATTCATTTCATCCGCTTATTTTATGTGTGTTAGGCTTGTCAATCATTGGATTGTTTTACCGGCTTTATACAGAGCCAGTCGTTTTACTTCAACAAGCTTTCTTTATGATTATTTTTGCAGCTGTTATTTTCTTTATAGCAAAGAAATTTTTAGCACATAAACTTAGTTCAGGTAACTATTATAGCTCACAGCCTCAATCGCAGAAAATGCACCAAAAAGCTGCAACAAAGAGTAATGTTATTCCTCATCGAAAGAAAAAAGATGTGAAGAAATTTTCTCGCCCTCTTATAAAGAAACGTACGGATGTTACCTTAACTGTTATTGAAGGAAAAAAGAATAAAAAGAAAAATCGAGCTCTTTTTTAG
- a CDS encoding M24 family metallopeptidase, with protein sequence MGKLVKLRSKLKENGIDGILVTSSYNRRYITGFTGSSGVALITEKEAKFITDFRYVDQAAQQAVDFEIVQHKASLLEEIANQLNELGVKNLGFEKTHVSFAQYEEYKSSFTNTTLVPISGIIENLRLIKDDQEIKILKEAAKIADAAFEHIITYIKPGLTELDVSNELEFFMRKQGAASSSFDIIVASGIRSALPHGVASNKIIKKGELVTLDFGAYYKGYCSDITRTVAVGKPSTELEKIYQTVLEAQLRGMNGIKPGMNGKEADALTRDYITEQGYGEYFGHSTGHGLGMEVHEGPGLSMKSEAILQPGMVVTVEPGIYISGVGGTRIEDDTVITENGNESLTYSTKELIIIGE encoded by the coding sequence ATGGGAAAATTAGTGAAGCTTCGCTCGAAATTAAAAGAAAATGGAATTGATGGTATTTTAGTAACAAGTAGTTATAATCGTCGGTACATTACAGGTTTTACTGGATCATCAGGTGTTGCTCTTATTACTGAAAAAGAAGCCAAGTTCATTACAGATTTTCGTTATGTTGACCAGGCAGCCCAACAAGCAGTTGATTTTGAGATTGTACAGCATAAAGCATCTTTATTAGAGGAGATTGCAAATCAACTTAATGAGCTAGGTGTCAAGAATTTAGGCTTTGAGAAAACACATGTATCTTTTGCTCAATATGAAGAATATAAATCAAGTTTTACGAATACAACGCTTGTCCCAATCAGTGGAATTATTGAAAATTTACGCTTGATTAAAGATGATCAAGAGATTAAGATACTAAAGGAAGCCGCCAAAATAGCTGACGCAGCCTTTGAACATATTATTACTTACATAAAACCAGGACTTACTGAGCTAGATGTCTCTAATGAATTAGAATTCTTTATGAGAAAGCAAGGGGCAGCGTCTTCGTCCTTTGATATTATTGTAGCATCCGGGATCCGCTCAGCATTGCCCCATGGTGTCGCATCAAATAAAATTATAAAAAAGGGAGAACTTGTAACCCTCGATTTTGGCGCATACTATAAGGGATATTGTTCAGATATTACTCGAACAGTGGCGGTTGGTAAACCGTCAACTGAATTAGAGAAAATTTATCAAACGGTTTTGGAAGCTCAACTTAGAGGAATGAACGGTATTAAACCAGGAATGAATGGTAAGGAAGCAGATGCCTTAACAAGAGATTATATAACTGAACAAGGCTACGGTGAGTACTTCGGTCATTCAACAGGACATGGTCTTGGAATGGAGGTCCACGAAGGACCTGGGCTATCTATGAAGTCAGAAGCAATTTTACAACCAGGAATGGTTGTTACAGTGGAACCAGGTATTTATATCTCTGGGGTTGGTGGAACTCGAATTGAAGACGACACAGTCATTACAGAGAATGGTAATGAATCGTTAACCTATTCTACAAAAGAATTAATAATAATAGGCGAATAA